TGCTGGACGTATTGATTGACCAAATTGCAGATGCTCAATATAAAGGGACCTACTTCGGTACAATCGGATTTAATAATTTGGGAAGCGTGCTGGCTCCTTTATTTGGTGGCTGGTTGCTGGATATCTATGGTCAAACGGCGCCGCTTGTTGTTTTTGTTCCGGTTGCCCTGTCGGTTGTGATTGGTATTCCGTTCCTTCTGGTCGCACGCCGCCGCCTGGTGCAGCGTACAGCACGGATCGCGGCTCAAGGAGGAGAATCGGTGCAGCAACTGTCATCATAAAAAGGGAGTTGAGTGCAGGATGAAGGCGGAAGAAGATGTGCTACGAGTCATACAATATATGAATGATCCGCAGGTACTGGAAGACTTGCGCTATGTGCGAGAGCTGAAGTTGCCGCAAGGATGTATTGCCGCAGGCTATGTACGTAACCGCGTTTGGGATAAGCTCCATGGCTATACAACGGCTACACCTTTAAACGATATAGATGTTATCTATTTTGACCCGAAAAACACGCTAGAGGAACGAGATGAGTATCTAGAGTTGTCCTTGAACCGTAAGCAGGCCGGACGTAACTGGTCTGTCAAAAATCAGGCTCGGATGCATTTTCGCAACGGGGAGGCTCCTTATTCCTCGGTAGAGGATGCGATGAGCCGCTGGCCAGAGACGGCAACGGCGGTGGCGGTTAGATTGAATGACAAGGATCAAATAGAGGTTATTTGTCCGCATGGATTGGAAGATCTGCTGGATATGCGGGTACGGCAAAGCCCTTTGTTTCGTCACACAACGGCTTTTCGGCAGCGTGTATTTGAGAAGCAATGGCTTGATAACTGGCCGTTGCTTATTATGGAGAATTAGAGTGAAATCCTAATTTTAGGATATTAAGGAGAGACGACAAACAATGTTTAAAAATATAAAAATAGATTCAGATCGTGAGGAAGTTCTGGAGCTGTTAACCTACGCCGTGCTGGATCATCCTGAACGCGGAGAAACAGCTTTACGTACCTATCAAGGCTCGGATGACTGGAAGCTGTTCGGTGTAGAAGATGAAGGACTTATTGTAGGTATTGTCGGCTTTGAGGACCAGGAGGATGGAACAACTGTAATTCGCCATCTGGCCGTGTTGCCTGAAAACCGTCATAGAGGATATGCCAGAGGTATGCTACTTACGCTCATTCAGGAGCGTAATCCAAAACGGCTTACTGTGGACACGGATGCGGAGGGGGCAGATTTTTTCCGCAAAGTGGGCTTTGCCGTGTATGGATCAGAGGATTTGCCGGATGGTGGGCAATTCCATTGTGTATATGAAATAGACGAAGAATAAGCGAATCTCCGGGTCCCGCGTCCCTCTTTCTACATAAGATATGTTATGCAGAAAGAGGGAGGTGGGTTTCATTGGCGTACCACTACACAGCGATTGGAGATTCTTTAACAACAGGTGCAGGGACGTTGCTGAGCGGCGGATTTGTACCTATCTATCGGCGAATGGCAGAAAGACATCTGCGTACGCCAGTCAGTTACGAGAATCTGGGAATTAACGGGCTGACATCGCAGGAGTTGCTGTCCATGGTCCGCAACAATCCACTTTTTCGGTCGGCGATCAGCCGGGCTGAACTTATAACGGTAACGATCGGCGGGAATGATCTGCGCCCATACATCAGCGCCCTTGCTGGAGAGTCCGGCTTGTCGGGTTCTTCCATTCCACAAGCGTTGAATCACACAAAAGAACATGTACGCCAAATTGTACATGCCCTGTATCAGATAAAGTCCGGTCAGCGTGAGCCATTTATCATTCGAATGGTGGGATTATATAATCCTTTTCCAGAAGTAAGGGAGGCGGGAGTATATGTGCGTCAGTACAACTCGTTTCTCTATACATTAGGCGGACCGAATTACCGGGTGGCGAATATTTATCCCGCATTTGAGGGCTATGAACGGGCACTACTTTCGTTAGACCGGGTGCATCCGAACAGTCGTGGTTATCGCGTGATTGCGGAAGAGTTGAATCGGCTTGGTTATGCGCCATTAAGGCGAGCGTGAGAGGATGCTTTGGATCAGACAAAGTATATTAAAGAAAGAGGTTCATGATGACAGTAGAAACTGACCATTATGAACCTCTTTGTTTGCGTTAGTAGGCGCTGTTTAGCCGATTGATTTACGAAATAAGCTACGCGCAGCCCACTTGCGCTCACTTCGTTTGCGGTATTTGG
The Paenibacillus peoriae DNA segment above includes these coding regions:
- a CDS encoding GDSL-type esterase/lipase family protein; protein product: MAYHYTAIGDSLTTGAGTLLSGGFVPIYRRMAERHLRTPVSYENLGINGLTSQELLSMVRNNPLFRSAISRAELITVTIGGNDLRPYISALAGESGLSGSSIPQALNHTKEHVRQIVHALYQIKSGQREPFIIRMVGLYNPFPEVREAGVYVRQYNSFLYTLGGPNYRVANIYPAFEGYERALLSLDRVHPNSRGYRVIAEELNRLGYAPLRRA
- a CDS encoding nucleotidyltransferase family protein; amino-acid sequence: MKAEEDVLRVIQYMNDPQVLEDLRYVRELKLPQGCIAAGYVRNRVWDKLHGYTTATPLNDIDVIYFDPKNTLEERDEYLELSLNRKQAGRNWSVKNQARMHFRNGEAPYSSVEDAMSRWPETATAVAVRLNDKDQIEVICPHGLEDLLDMRVRQSPLFRHTTAFRQRVFEKQWLDNWPLLIMEN
- a CDS encoding GNAT family N-acetyltransferase; the encoded protein is MFKNIKIDSDREEVLELLTYAVLDHPERGETALRTYQGSDDWKLFGVEDEGLIVGIVGFEDQEDGTTVIRHLAVLPENRHRGYARGMLLTLIQERNPKRLTVDTDAEGADFFRKVGFAVYGSEDLPDGGQFHCVYEIDEE